From a single Lolium rigidum isolate FL_2022 chromosome 7, APGP_CSIRO_Lrig_0.1, whole genome shotgun sequence genomic region:
- the LOC124669475 gene encoding RING-H2 finger protein ATL63-like, translated as MTFPLVCYCNALPRPVAAVFKFLHATALAVVLVLCLLGLYEFPYVPEDHAPLINGRRHRPNRDDTPPETVKQRLPTVEFVMHLAERSSQLSTSKSTATSAGLHDDDYDGQGSAEQGSTSMCSVCLERLEPTDLVRRLGNCAHAFHTGCIDRWIDVGEMTCPLCRSNLLPRQRGGLLARARRLAT; from the coding sequence ATGACCTTCCCGCTGGTGTGCTACTGCAACGCGCTTCCCCGCCCCGTCGCCGCCGTGTTCAAGTTCCTCCACGCAACCGCGCTGGCCGTGGTGCTGGTGCTCTGCCTCCTCGGCCTCTACGAGTTCCCCTACGTCCCCGAGGACCACGCGCCGCTCATCAACGGCCGCCGCCATCGTCCCAACCGCGACGACACGCCTCCGGAGACGGTGAAGCAGCGGCTGCCGACAGTCGAGTTCGTCATGCACCTGGCGGAGCGGTCGTCCCAGCTCTCGACCTCAAAGAGCACAGCTACATCGGCGGGCCTCCACGACGACGACTACGACGGCCAGGGCAGCGCCGAGCAGGGGAGCACGTCCATGTGCAGCGTGTGCCTAGAGCGGCTGGAGCCGACGGACTTAGTTCGGCGGCTGGGCAACTGCGCACACGCCTTCCACACAGGCTGCATCGACCGGTGGATCGACGTCGGCGAGATGACGTGCCCGTTGTGCCGCTCCAACCTGCTGCCGCGTCAGCGCGGGGGGCTGCTCGCCAGGGCACGGCGACTAGCTACCTAG